In the Leptospira limi genome, one interval contains:
- a CDS encoding gamma carbonic anhydrase family protein, which yields MIRSFQGHTPSIHPTAWVAPSADILGKVSIGEESSIWFQCVLRGDVNTITIGKHVNIQDMTLVHVARDLYPVTIGDYVSIGHHATIHGCVLKDYSFVGMGAMLMDDVEIGEWSFVGAGSLVPPGKKIPPGVLVMGSPAKIIRDITDKDREIITRTANNYTKYKENYRNEGIGGTSLS from the coding sequence ATGATCCGTTCTTTCCAAGGCCATACTCCTTCCATCCATCCTACGGCTTGGGTGGCTCCTTCTGCCGATATTTTAGGCAAGGTTAGCATCGGGGAAGAGTCCTCGATTTGGTTCCAATGTGTGTTACGAGGAGACGTAAATACCATCACGATTGGCAAACATGTGAATATCCAAGACATGACCCTCGTACATGTGGCAAGAGATTTGTATCCTGTCACGATTGGGGATTATGTATCGATCGGCCACCATGCGACCATCCACGGTTGTGTATTGAAAGACTATAGTTTTGTGGGGATGGGAGCCATGCTCATGGACGATGTGGAAATCGGGGAGTGGTCTTTTGTGGGGGCCGGGTCCCTTGTCCCGCCTGGGAAAAAAATCCCACCAGGAGTTCTCGTGATGGGTAGCCCCGCCAAAATCATCCGAGACATCACAGACAAAGACCGCGAGATCATCACCCGTACGGCAAACAATTATACCAAGTACAAAGAAAACTATCGCAACGAAGGGATTGGGGGCACATCCCTTTCCTAA
- a CDS encoding GAF domain-containing SpoIIE family protein phosphatase, with translation MTDPQTSLSKFRSLLHISSILNANLDLHQLLPLIMLYSKDLLEAEASSLFLLENDEFLYCEVALGEKGEIIQEYARLELGEGIVGMVAKEKKPIALVDAYKDPRFNPSMDKRTGFKTKSLICVPLFVEERLIGTLEVINKTNDRIFNDSDLEYLISLSEVAATAIQNANVKDSLDKRILELSLLYEFEKLSVSEKSLNELGKWMLNRVLEYLGASSGTIYIANNTKQELGILAAKGIPEEAYDQIKVPYGKGVSGWVAEKKESLLIHNLDMDPRYNKLSPYRFESKSLISAPLIYQNELLGVISINNKLSGYAFQHSDLDLLTNIAARLSNTIKNAQLFHQIVDTGKELSRAKNIMQKIMPSVLPETKELSYGVSHIPLEQVGGDFYDVTQIDENQYSILIADISGHGLSAAVLAAMSHMVLKNFEPEIKQSPSLFLTTLNHMLFGKLAGNFLTAFYGIINIKENSILCANAGHHAPFLLKTGESKAKPLDVKGKILGLIPDLYYEEKTFSFGKGDRLVLYTDGITEHMSKDHNKRYDDELFQMAITKGKSNVAQECANLLIQEAKDYVGSVEFADDVTILIVDRK, from the coding sequence ATGACAGACCCACAAACTAGCCTGAGCAAATTCAGAAGTCTTCTTCATATTTCTTCCATTCTCAATGCAAACCTGGATTTGCACCAATTACTTCCTCTCATCATGTTATACTCCAAGGATTTATTGGAAGCAGAAGCAAGTTCCCTTTTCCTCTTGGAAAACGATGAATTTTTATACTGTGAGGTTGCACTGGGAGAAAAAGGAGAGATCATCCAAGAATATGCTAGGTTGGAACTCGGAGAAGGCATCGTGGGGATGGTGGCAAAAGAAAAAAAACCGATCGCGTTAGTAGATGCCTACAAAGATCCAAGATTCAATCCAAGTATGGACAAACGAACTGGTTTTAAAACAAAATCCCTTATCTGTGTCCCACTCTTTGTAGAAGAAAGGTTGATTGGAACACTGGAAGTGATCAATAAAACAAATGATCGTATTTTTAATGATTCTGATTTAGAATATTTGATTTCTCTATCAGAGGTTGCAGCCACTGCCATACAAAATGCAAATGTCAAAGATAGTTTAGACAAACGAATCTTAGAACTTTCTCTTTTGTATGAATTTGAAAAACTTTCTGTTTCGGAAAAAAGCCTAAACGAACTTGGGAAATGGATGTTAAACCGAGTTTTAGAATACTTAGGTGCAAGTTCTGGAACCATTTACATAGCAAATAACACCAAACAAGAATTAGGGATCCTAGCTGCCAAAGGAATTCCTGAAGAAGCTTATGACCAAATCAAAGTTCCCTATGGGAAAGGTGTTTCAGGTTGGGTCGCGGAGAAAAAAGAAAGCCTACTCATTCATAATTTGGACATGGACCCTCGTTATAATAAACTTTCACCTTATAGGTTTGAATCCAAATCCTTGATTTCGGCACCATTAATTTACCAAAACGAACTATTGGGTGTGATTAGCATCAATAACAAACTTTCAGGATATGCTTTCCAACATTCCGATTTAGACCTACTTACAAACATTGCGGCAAGACTCAGTAATACGATTAAAAATGCGCAACTTTTCCACCAAATCGTAGATACAGGAAAAGAACTCAGTCGTGCTAAAAACATCATGCAAAAAATCATGCCATCTGTTTTACCAGAGACAAAAGAATTGAGTTATGGAGTTTCGCATATCCCACTCGAACAAGTTGGCGGTGATTTTTATGATGTAACACAAATTGATGAGAACCAATATTCGATTTTGATTGCGGATATTTCTGGGCATGGACTTTCCGCAGCGGTTCTAGCTGCCATGTCCCATATGGTATTAAAAAACTTTGAACCAGAAATCAAACAAAGCCCTTCTTTATTTTTAACCACACTCAACCATATGTTGTTTGGCAAATTGGCTGGAAATTTTCTCACAGCATTCTATGGAATCATCAATATCAAAGAAAATTCCATTCTCTGTGCGAATGCAGGCCATCATGCACCTTTCCTCCTCAAAACGGGAGAATCAAAGGCAAAACCATTAGATGTAAAAGGGAAAATCCTTGGGCTCATTCCAGATCTTTATTATGAAGAAAAAACATTCTCTTTTGGTAAAGGGGATAGGCTTGTACTCTATACTGATGGAATTACGGAACATATGTCAAAAGACCATAACAAACGTTATGATGACGAATTATTCCAAATGGCTATCACGAAAGGAAAATCGAACGTAGCACAAGAATGTGCAAACCTACTCATCCAAGAAGCCAAGGATTATGTAGGTTCGGTTGAATTTGCAGATGATGTGACAATTCTCATCGTCGATCGAAAGTAA
- the nirK gene encoding copper-containing nitrite reductase has translation MNFIKSRQTIFYLFLLYLSTFLFQCGKETTVEAKLTYAPQVPPHIDRTYEAKVVVNIETVEVVGRLADGVEYTFWTFGGSVPGPMIRVREGDQVEFHLKNHPSSKMPHNIDLHAVTGQGGGAAASLTIPGHASKFSFKALNPGLFIYHCATSPVGMHIANGMYGLIFVQPKDDLPKVDKEYYVVQSEFYTKGKNGEPGLQSFSMEKAITEIPDYVVFNGSVGSLVEDRAITAKVGEKVRLFVGNGGPNLVSSFHVIGEIFDHVYTEGGILPNQNNVQTTLIPAGGSAIVDFTVDVPGTLILVDHSIFRTFNKGSLGMLKVEGEPNPNVYSGKQEDTVYLPEGPAIQRMVTEVKPKVSAKTKEEILANGERVYKSVCSACHMKEGQGVAGVFPPLAKSDFLNADKQRAIQVLKKGLSGQITVNGQKYNNVMPHLELSNEEIASVLSYVYHNWNNKGYMVTEQEVK, from the coding sequence ATGAATTTCATAAAATCAAGACAAACCATCTTTTATTTGTTCCTTTTATACTTATCTACCTTTCTTTTCCAATGTGGAAAAGAAACAACAGTGGAAGCAAAACTAACATATGCGCCACAAGTGCCTCCCCACATTGATCGCACCTATGAAGCAAAAGTCGTAGTCAATATAGAAACTGTGGAAGTTGTAGGTCGCCTTGCAGATGGAGTGGAATATACATTCTGGACATTTGGCGGATCAGTGCCTGGACCTATGATCCGGGTTAGGGAAGGGGACCAAGTGGAGTTCCATTTAAAAAACCATCCATCCAGTAAGATGCCACATAACATCGATTTGCATGCTGTTACTGGGCAAGGAGGTGGAGCTGCAGCTTCTCTCACAATCCCTGGACATGCTTCTAAATTTTCATTCAAAGCTCTCAATCCTGGACTTTTTATTTATCATTGTGCTACTTCACCAGTGGGAATGCACATTGCAAATGGAATGTATGGTCTTATCTTTGTGCAACCAAAAGATGATCTACCAAAAGTGGACAAGGAATACTACGTTGTCCAAAGTGAGTTTTATACAAAAGGGAAAAATGGGGAACCAGGCCTTCAATCATTTAGCATGGAGAAGGCGATTACTGAAATTCCAGACTACGTAGTGTTTAATGGTTCTGTTGGATCATTGGTGGAAGATCGTGCAATTACAGCAAAAGTAGGTGAAAAGGTTAGATTGTTTGTTGGAAATGGTGGTCCTAATTTAGTTTCTTCCTTTCATGTGATTGGAGAAATTTTTGATCATGTCTATACAGAAGGTGGAATATTACCAAACCAAAACAATGTGCAAACCACTCTCATCCCGGCTGGAGGATCCGCTATTGTTGATTTTACGGTTGATGTGCCAGGGACATTGATACTCGTAGACCATTCCATCTTTAGAACATTTAACAAAGGTTCGCTTGGAATGTTAAAAGTAGAAGGTGAACCTAATCCAAATGTATATTCTGGAAAACAAGAAGATACTGTTTATTTACCGGAAGGACCGGCCATCCAAAGGATGGTAACTGAGGTAAAACCAAAAGTTTCTGCCAAAACCAAAGAAGAAATTTTAGCCAATGGGGAAAGAGTTTATAAGTCGGTATGTTCCGCATGTCATATGAAAGAAGGCCAAGGTGTTGCGGGAGTTTTCCCACCACTAGCAAAATCAGATTTTTTAAACGCTGATAAACAAAGAGCCATCCAAGTGTTAAAAAAAGGTTTAAGTGGGCAAATCACAGTGAATGGTCAAAAATACAATAACGTAATGCCTCACCTCGAACTTTCCAATGAAGAAATTGCAAGTGTATTGAGTTATGTTTACCATAATTGGAACAATAAAGGTTATATGGTCACTGAGCAAGAAGTGAAGTAG
- a CDS encoding formylglycine-generating enzyme family protein, with protein MVLVSIVSYGSLQSEMVKIPSGKWKPFLKDGSTQPNAQVKVDSFYMDEYPVTKQEFYEFTIHHPEWKKGKPSSLFVDAGYLADWKNGKPKESDHLAPVTNVSWFSAQAYCESKGKRLPTETEWEYVGSIPPQGKNQKAIEAVILKWYGEPRPEVLPKVGLYKNKLGVYDQHGMIWEWVYDFNNSSVTGDSRQDSDIESSLFCGGGSLKANDFSNYASYMRFGYRAGLKGWYTAKYLGFRCVADQNRKEGSK; from the coding sequence ATGGTCTTAGTTTCGATTGTTTCCTATGGTTCCCTACAATCAGAAATGGTAAAGATTCCTTCGGGGAAATGGAAACCCTTTCTGAAAGATGGTTCTACTCAACCGAATGCCCAAGTGAAAGTGGACAGTTTTTATATGGACGAGTATCCTGTCACCAAGCAAGAGTTTTACGAATTTACGATACATCATCCCGAGTGGAAAAAAGGAAAACCATCTTCTTTATTTGTGGATGCTGGTTACCTGGCTGATTGGAAAAACGGTAAACCAAAGGAATCAGATCATTTAGCGCCTGTTACGAATGTTTCTTGGTTTTCAGCCCAGGCTTATTGTGAATCAAAAGGGAAACGATTGCCCACGGAAACTGAATGGGAGTATGTAGGTAGTATTCCTCCACAAGGCAAAAACCAAAAGGCGATTGAAGCAGTGATTCTTAAGTGGTATGGGGAACCAAGACCAGAAGTACTACCAAAAGTTGGTTTGTACAAAAACAAACTCGGAGTATATGACCAACATGGAATGATTTGGGAATGGGTGTATGATTTTAATAATTCTTCTGTGACGGGTGATTCTAGACAAGATTCTGATATTGAAAGTAGTCTCTTTTGCGGAGGAGGATCACTGAAAGCTAATGATTTTTCGAATTATGCATCCTATATGCGATTTGGATACCGCGCTGGCTTAAAAGGTTGGTATACGGCAAAGTATTTAGGATTTCGATGTGTGGCGGACCAAAATAGAAAGGAAGGTTCAAAATGA
- a CDS encoding SCO family protein, with amino-acid sequence MNQTISKYFFYLMFLIIGISFLQCDEHNANHHHEHEPILAANEPAQGSLLELKSQWQNEENKSVSFVDWKGKPFLISMFYASCISICPRLVSDLEQVAKKIESESGKVPNVILVSFDSENDKPQVLKDYKKKMGLGQNWTLLTGKEKDVRMLSVVLGINYKKMANGEFNHSAVISLFDREGLNVTRIEGIGSNVDTMILKFKELK; translated from the coding sequence ATGAATCAAACGATTTCAAAATATTTTTTTTATCTTATGTTTTTAATTATAGGAATTTCATTTTTGCAGTGTGACGAACATAATGCAAATCATCACCATGAACATGAACCAATACTAGCTGCAAATGAACCAGCACAAGGGAGTTTGTTAGAACTAAAAAGCCAATGGCAAAATGAAGAGAATAAATCGGTAAGTTTTGTTGATTGGAAAGGAAAACCGTTTCTCATCAGTATGTTTTATGCTTCTTGTATTTCCATTTGCCCACGGTTAGTTTCTGATTTGGAACAAGTGGCAAAAAAAATCGAATCAGAATCAGGCAAAGTACCAAATGTCATCCTTGTGAGTTTTGATTCAGAAAATGATAAACCCCAAGTGTTAAAAGATTATAAAAAGAAGATGGGCCTTGGTCAAAATTGGACACTTCTCACGGGAAAGGAAAAAGACGTTCGGATGTTGTCAGTGGTTCTTGGCATCAATTATAAAAAAATGGCAAATGGAGAATTCAATCATTCCGCAGTGATCAGTTTATTTGACCGGGAAGGTTTGAATGTAACAAGAATCGAAGGGATTGGATCCAATGTCGACACGATGATTCTTAAGTTTAAAGAACTGAAGTGA